Genomic DNA from Hordeum vulgare subsp. vulgare chromosome 2H, MorexV3_pseudomolecules_assembly, whole genome shotgun sequence:
gttctccaataagaatcttgaagaacacttgagaatgaattgaaaccttgatgaaccaccatgaaggacctccgtatacaaaataatgatgcaatgatatgaaggtagaaaataataagattatgaccttacaatgatttagatgaagcttcacaaagagatactgatagacttggaacttcggaaaagaaagataagcacttgagaaaagaattgatatcatgagccactccggaagaagaattcaaaatactacgaacaagaataagaattatgttattcttgtccttcatcaagtttaattgatgacaagcagcgtatttagcataccacttattcttcttgaaatgatcttgaagagacagagagataagcaccacttgaagtaaaattaaggaagcaccggtaagaattgaaatgaacgaagcaaccatgaatgaatggggatacatgagaatgaagagatcatgagccacctgagagaaaactagaagaaggcaccagaataaacaagagacgaacaaagagacaacaatggagaagaatttgagagcgaaagctgaaagctgagaacgaagaatcttctaaaatgatggccttcggaggatcgagaatgaaaacaactcagaaaagcaccggatagcacgaaagggattactcatgcttgaaaaaattcaagatgatgccagaaggctgaaacgatgaatcatgaagagaatggaccaagattgagaaaaatattccttcggtcttgaagctgaaaatgacgaggagaacaccaccaataataacgagacactccgaaataacaaagaatgaaaggttgagccaaagaatgaattaattcgaatagatcttgaagaaggaatatgactgatgaaaatcatacttatgtcatagttgaaagaattaaagatctccgggaaAATATTAAAAGAgcgaggaaagatcctgggaaagaacctgtgggttatgggcccactcaaagaaaccaccgttagaaaagattgctagaacgagagatattgcaccggtataagaaaactagatgaggttagcacctcgaaataattgaaaggattgaaaaacaagaactactgaaataacttcagcactccggatagactagagagaaatgaataacaagataggctcaaagaattcccaacataggaaagaattacaaggatgaatggataagatgacacgggcaactaaattaaattcaccggaaaaataacaagactgaataaggatgaacatgaagctcctgagaatcttcacaatgaatcaccgggtaagagagaaaagaagagaaagcggaagcaccatgaaaagaaaactcttggatgaaaatccaatcactgaagaaaagggtgggagggcggggaaaaacaaagacgacttggaacagatgagatgaactccggcatataagagagaatgatcttgcaaatttagataagattgaattcagttgaagagaagcacaccggttgactggaattgatacgatgactctggttgaaaggaattgataagacaattgattgagcaaaaggatttgcactctcacataaaaatatgagaacacctcttaggagagttctgaaatcaccacttgacatcgaagcaacacgaattaccatattccaacacaacaaagggtgaggcttatgaaacaagccagaacaaactcatgagaaagatttcgtccaatattttcgtggacaggatcgcatgggctcgatccttacagtagccatcaagtgcaaggcagtgcacccgacatacgaagcgtccccgagtcgtagcaagctacaaggactctttaagacacaacgtgtaccgctgtaagtcgaccgtgaacaaacgaatccactagatgtcgaaccccaacctaacatcatgcatttgttggaagattgtcctataagcaactacttgaattcccacctaagaattcccgaaatatctggtcatgcaatctggtacacggatacaaggagtaatatcacacaactcctatactaacccgtcacctgtatcacatccgtcaacacacgaccagaatctcggaccttcatctactacacaccctcatgatcacaacgataccaagtatggcagtactctcgaacaatctgcaccagtattggggacatcggggttatctcgccactactagtattgaagcaattacgaacatccttcattctgagatactaagaaatctgaatgataacgatgtgctcaagaatcccctggagctcaactccccagaagaaaatcaagtcagacaggaggcaccaagacagaactccgtcacatcggcatcatatagattccaagagtatccgcgtgatcctaaaaaaatttgagtgagaagaggagtagggtaaattattacgtcaagattcctcaccagagcatagaagaggaaaaaaagtatcctactctccgatatataactagactcaaagcaatttttcactagactcgactcggccaagttcgatcaatcaagggggctcctaggtcggtactggtctgataccaacttgtcacgacgagatgcgcttctatccctgacgaggccttcgtgccaaattgaggatagggtcgcatcttgggcgtgacataaccccacatagaactctcacgaagatcatgggttagtacacaagcgtaatggacaatgcttaccataccatgggatcacttgatccctctgggTACattttgtatgctttgtgtgttgatcaacttgatttaccctttgacttagtcttgatcaaccttgtgtctttatgaccattctttgaataataccttgaataccaccttggtcatcatataaactccttgaaaccaacatatggacttcaagaagtgtctatggacaaatccttcgaatataacttaaggcaaccattagtccatagggattgtcatcaattaccaaaatcacatattgagaaatatgctctaacaccaggcgggaggcctcgcctctttctttcgatgtatattttgtgctagccttttcTAAGGCAAAACTTGTTTCTATGTCTATACTTAGATGttatttgcttccgctgactcgtgtgtttccgggctatgtattcgagccctcgaggcccctggcttgtaatatgaagcttgtatgacttcaattttgtgtctagagttgtgttgtaatATCTTCCCGTGAGGCCGTAATCTTGgtggtacgcatttgcgtgtatgattagcgtatgattaagctGGGGGCATCACAGTTGTAGCAGGATGAGTGTTGTTGTCCGAATTCTGGGTACCAACAGCACGTAGCAGGGTCACTAGTGTTGGAGGAGGACGCCATAGCCCCTCCTGTAGCTACCCCAATGGTCACCATGGGGTCTTGCACCGCCCCAACAGCCTTATCCTGCACTCATTCAGATTTGCTGAAGATTGGTACAGGAAGTCCCCGGAGGCGGGTGTCGGTGTCAAAAaggtagatctcgggtaggggtcgcGAACAATAGACCTTGAATctatgggttgcaggagagaaggggagacattatttatccaggttcggaccctcttgaggaggtaaaaccctatgccctgcttgattatattgatgtggaatgATGGTTACAGAGTttatctacctcaagatcgtatgagctaaaccctagatgagataacctgcATATATGGATAAGATCCTCTCGTTTATGTAGACACCAGGGTGCCTAGGGTTACATGTCACCGACCTTAGTCGGGGATGGACGGGCCGAACTGATCCTCTTGCCTTGGAGTGTACACCTAGTCTTCGGAGCCTTCCGTCTTGATCATAAAGTTGTCAGACAATCCGGTCTTCAATAAGGCAGCCCATATGGTCGACCCATAAGGGATAACCCgaccgcccgaggaccccttaatccagaaTTCCCTCAACGGGGGAAAGGTATTCGATGGTGTTAGAGATTCCCTACCATTTGTTCCATCCAGTTTGCCAATTGGTGTTTCCTTTGAATCGGTGCCAATTTGTGTTCCTTCTTTTTGCTCCTTCCGATTTGTGTTAGTTTCCATCTCATCACCCACTGAGAGGCGAGCAACAACATCCCGCATCTGCTCCATGGCCGACAACACAATGTCGTCGTTGGCAGGGTTGGAAGCACCCCATAATGGGGTTGACGACTGAGAACCCTTTGCTTGTCCCATTTTCTTTGACAGGAACCAAACGCGGGGGTCATCAAAATGGACCGGTAAGAGCAAGTTcaatggggcgacccatttcgtccgtcgtcgtccgtttgggtcgacgcGGACAAAAGAGGaggcccaacgcgccgacccatacCCAAATCGAGTCCGCTTCGCATCCGCAGCGACGCATTTGCGGCCCAAATTTGCGCCCCAAATGCATTGGCGCGGACGTGGAACGGACACCACACACGCCTTCTCTATGTCCGTCGCGTCCCCCCCTCGCGGTTGTCCAACTGCTTGTGGCCTACCTGGTCAGCTTAATTTATGACATCGGGCCCATGCGTCAGCGACGACGATCGTCCTTTTTTAAGCCGACCGTGTGGCGGGGTCGTCCTCATCCGCTTCCAGCCAGCCCCCGTCCCCATATAGCCACACTCGCTCCCCCGTCGCcggcaaaccctagccaccccagctgtGCTAGAGGGGGCTCTTCTCGGGTGCCGACAGCAGCAAGGCCAAGGGCAAGTCCCCCCACCATTCCTTTTCCCCCGGAGTTCCTCCCGCCTCCGCCAACGCCAACTCACTGGTCGAGGCAGCATGTCAACGTGCGAGTGCACTAGGTGGAGTGGCACTGGCAGCACCGCATGCCTCTCATGTACCCCGACGCCACCGTCCCGCATGACTGGCACttggatccggagaggatcccaGTGCCGGCGGCGCCACGGTCGGCTAGGGCGCACGCGGAGGAGGTGCGGCGTCGGCGGGCGCTTCTGACGCCGGAGCAGTGCCGCGACCCCGCTTACGCAACCGACTCGCCCAACTGGGCTCGCTGGTTCACCTTGGAGCACGAGGAGGCGAGGTGATGCGGCGTTCGCGAAGCCAACTGCACCGTGGCATCGCCCCTGCTCGACATATGCAAGGAGGACCAGGCGATGGAGGCCGGCTACCAGGCGGCCCTTGCGGCGGTCCACTGGgagagcgaggaggatgagcggcGCAGGGCGGCGATGACCGAGCAAGAGGAGGCGGcgttgtgatagcctggcttattagggatgatagactactcatatcaataaggaattccttcttttttgaGACCATACGAAGAGAACTCCCAACATGAACGCCCTTTGGAACACGACGACCTCACGGACCccaaggacgccgccgccgcttAGGGCAGCGCGCCGCCTCATAGTTTAGTTTGTTTTTAAATTTCTAAAATGCAATTGTGGACGCGTGGACTTTCTTCGGCCTTCGTGACCggctttaatgtttaattaatatTGTTTTTATCTCAAATATTCATGCATTTTTTTCTCGCGCCGTCAAAATGGATCGGGCTAGCGTTGGACGCATGCGTCGACCCAGACGCGAAAGTGGACGCTCGTGTTCGTCTACCGACCCAAACgaacaaaaaacaaacaaaatgacaCATTGAAGTTGCTTTAACACCCCGAGCTCCTTACTGTATCTCAGCTTCTTTTCTGCATTTGTGAAATCACACCTTGTTTTCATATGTCCTATGTATCCACATAATAAACAGAAATTTAACAATCTCCCATACATGAGGGAAACTGCCACCTCTTCATCCCGTGATCTCATCGGCCAACGTGATCTCCTTCTGCAAAGCAGAGTACAAGGGCAGCTGCACTCTCACTCTGGAAAATTTAtcttatactcccttcgttccaaaatataagatcttttagggatttcactaggagactacatacggagtaaaatgagtgaatctatactctaaaatatgtctatgtacgtcCGTATTTGTTTATAATACaatctttaaaatgtcttatatttagaaacggaaggaGTATTAATGTACCCGGTGATTACATTTTAAGATGGTTACTTAAAAAAAGTTAGGCGTATGAAATTTATGCAACAGAAAGAGTTGTCTCGTGTGAAAACTCATTAATAAATCTGCAAATATCATCCTCGACCCATGTGCCCTGGCGAGCGGCGGCCCCGCACGTCAGCCTCCCCTGAACCCCACCGCGCCGCACGCCTCCCTACACGGGCGCTACACGCTTTGAAATTTCAAAAAACAAATGGCACCTCAACCATCCTCCCCCAAAACTTCTCAATTCCCCCAACAAAATCCAACaccgccgctgcctcctcctccaccgccacgACCTGCCCCCTCCCCGGCGACATGGGCCCGGCCCCCGCCACCGCTTCCCGCGCCGCGGCCTTCCCCACCTCCGCCGACGTCGCCCTCGCCGGCGCGCTGCTCTGCCTCGCCGACTCCCCGCCCGCGCCGCTCCTCCCCGCCGCCAGGTAATCGCGAATCCGCCGTACCCGCTGCTGGTTTTCCGCCCCGCGTTCCGCGAGGGGCGCTCACCACCCCCGTGCGCGTCTCCGCAGTTGCAGCGACGCGCTCCCCTCCtactcgtgctcctcctcctcctactccgtcACCTCCGCGAGGTCGTGCGTGTCCGACGCGGGGCGCCGCACCCGCCCCGTCGACCCACTCCGCGTGCTCGCCGTCGTCGCCTCCCTCCGCCGCATCGACCCCAAGGTGAGCGGCAACCTCCTCGTCTGCTGGTTCGCGGTTTGTCCGCCGTGTCTGTCTTCCGTGGCGATGTGCTGATCGATGGTTCTGGTCGGTGGCTCTAGGTGCTGGCCAAGGCGACCAGCAAGCTGTTCCAGGGCGAGCCGGCGAAGAGGCGGAAGGGCGTGTGGATCGAGATCAGCAACAGCGACGACGAGGAGAGCGGGAGGGGCAGCGTGGTGGCAAGCGAGGGGAGCACCATCACGGGAGCCGCGTCGTCCCGGTCCACGGCGACGTCGGGGAGGTGCCGCCGACCTCCGCTGGCGAGCGGCGGCTGTGAGAGTCTGGTGCGGAGGGCGGACGCGATCATGGAGTGGCTCTCGCGGCCCAAGGCGGCGCCGGCCACGGAGACGGCCATCCGCGCCGCCGTCGGCGACAACGCTGTGACCAGCAAGGCTCTGCGCTGGTGAGTAGCAGGACACTTCCTCCAATCCAACTGTCGTCTGAAGATGTTCTGAAATTTTGTTGCCTGACTCTCTCTGTTCGGAATTCGCAGGTTGCTGAAGCAGAAGAGAGGGTTGCGCCGTGCAGGCACTGGTGGCCGCCCGGATCCGTATGTGTACATGGTAGGTGAGATTTGTGCCACACAGTTTGCGTTGGAATGGAAATGTGAAATAGGCTACTAATGATGATTTCTCAAGGTAGCTGAATATAGCTTATGACTGAATCAGTAACTCTGTGTCAGTGTGCAACTTATACAATAAGTTAGTCAGTCGTTACTTATTGGACAGTAATTTCCAGTTTACCTGGTAGCAGAGAATAAGCAGAATCTGAAAGCAATTGTTAAATCTGATTAACTTATCCTAGTTCCACTCATAGTCTCAGTTCTATAATTCCGGAAGCCCCATTTGCTGAACCCTGAACACTGCAAATTCTGTGGCAACCTTGATGTCTGACGATCAACTTGGTAGCCCAGGTCCTTAAGTAATTATTTTGATCACATTCCGAGACTTTCTAACTTAACTGCATGCATACTGTACTTACCAACTCCCAGGCTTCTCGTGTATACTAATTGCTTCTATGAATTTTCAGATTGCAGGCTGAAGTGGTGAAGTTAAGTAAGATGTGTTATAGCGAAGGAGTTGGCACCTATATATTCTACTGGAAAGGTCAAGATAGCTTTTGAAGACTATTTAGTAATTTCTAGCACCTGTTGTTTAATCAGTCCAGTTTTGCCTAGCCTTCCTGCAGATAACTATAGGATATAAATTGATATTTACCTGTTTGCAATAGCTTGCAAAGCATTGGTGAAAAGCTATTGGATAGAAAGATAAATAGATAGTCGTAGAGATAGCAGTTTCATGATTATGAAGTTATTATTCATGTATGTTGAGGATCAGTATAATCCTCGCAAGAAGTATGAGAAATAATCGGCACTGTTGGAATCAGTATAATAAATACAATGAGTCCAGTTTTGGGGTACTGGTTTGCAGTGAATTTCTCATCTGGTTTTCCTCTGTGAGGTCATGTGTATGTGTATGCCGTTGAAATTGTCTCATTTTATATTACTCCCTCCATgcggaattacttgtcgcaaaaatgaatagaaatggatgtatctataactaaaatacatctagatacatccattctttggacaagtatttccggacgaagggagtatgaTATTCAATTATTTCAAGATGTTTTTATTTCCCATTTATATTATAAGAACAGGCAAAGCTACCATCTCAATGCCTTTTATGTCAAATTTCTTAGAGCTAAGGCGCTGTTCGGTATCGCTCCGCTCCACAACTCTGGGAGCAGAGTTGGCAGAGCTGCAATTTCCCCGCTCCGCATATTCCGGGAGTGGGTGATTACCGAACAGGGCCTAAGTCTGAGGTTCTATGATAAACACACATTACATTATGATTTTATTCtgaaagctgaagcagctgatccTCCCGGATCCTGTTTGCGATCCTAGCTCCTCTTCTTTTCGGAGAGCATGTTCTTGAACCACAAGGCTGAGTCCTTGGGGTACCTCTTCAGAGTATTGAAGTCCACATAGACGATGCCGAAACGGGCAGTGTAGCCGAGTCTCCACTCGAAGTTGTCAAGCAGAGACCAAGCAAAGTACCCAGCCACTCGGGCGCCATTGTCTATCGCCTTCTTGAGCTCGGTTATGTAGTCTCTGTAGTACCGGATCCTTACTGTGTCGTGCACACCGTCAGCGATGCTGACATTTCCTGGCTGGTCCATTCCTGTCAGATCATAACATTGATCATTCATGTCCTTGTTAGTGAGAACGACAAGTTATAGTTTGTTGTATAATCGAAAGAAACAGTTATCATTTGAGATCATCAGTACCATTTTCAGAAAGTATCATCGTAGGATTTCCATATCTTTCTTTAACATAGGTCACAGCCTTGTTCATTCCCCACGGCACAATGTAAAGCCAGTCGGAGTTTGCCTGCATAGATTTAACCAATTTACAGTTAAAAAATTCCTCAGAAGATTTGCACTTTTTCATGTACAAGGTACTGCTAGTATTACTACAAGAGTATAAATC
This window encodes:
- the LOC123425443 gene encoding uncharacterized protein LOC123425443, with amino-acid sequence SRIRRTRCWFSAPRSARGAHHPRARLRSCSDALPSYSCSSSSYSVTSARSCVSDAGRRTRPVDPLRVLAVVASLRRIDPKVLAKATSKLFQGEPAKRRKGVWIEISNSDDEESGRGSVVASEGSTITGAASSRSTATSGRCRRPPLASGGCESLVRRADAIMEWLSRPKAAPATETAIRAAVGDNAVTSKALRWLLKQKRGLRRAGTGGRPDPYVYMVDCRLKW